The region CTGACATTATGTTGCTGGTTGTAGAACTTAATGTGACTAACACAATGTGTTTCCCTGGAGTCAGTGTTTCGTGTATCTAGAAGTCCAGCTAACAGCTGTACGGCTTTAGCTGTTAAATCATGGCCTGAATTCAGTGGTTCTAGATCTTTAGCCAACAGTTTCAGAAATCCACTTAATTATTTCTGACCTAATGTCcgtgtttttgtaatttatgCTACCAGATTTTGAACTGTAGTAATTGCTGACCTGAAGTCAGTGGTTCTAGAActttagccaacagttttagaACACCGTTTAATAATTTTTGACCTAACGTCAGTGATTCCACAAATTAAGCTAGATGTTTATAAATCCAGATGATTATTGCTGTCCTGATGTCAGCGGTTTTAGCCCTCAACATGAAGGCATCAGATATGATGTGGGTAGTTCAAGAACAGCTAATATTTGCTGAGCTGAAGTTTTAGAACTCCAGCTCATAACACCAAAATATTGGATTACTGTTGATCTCAGGTCAGTGATTCAGGAAATGCTGTTAATAATTATAGACTTATGGAAAAACAATTGAAACTGTGTACTCATGGTCCTACAGCTGATAAACACAGATCTAAAGATGGTTCATTTTAAAGCAGCCGCTTCTATGCGTCTAGATTTCCAGGTGATAATTTGGTGGCCTGATATTGGAGATAATTGCTAACCTGGACTTGATGGTTTCAAACCTCCAGCTGGTATTAGCTGACTTGTAGTTAGTATTTCTTGGGATCCAACAGGTAATTGCTCATGTAAAGTTAataagtgaataagtgagttTTAACAATCATTTGTTTATCTGAGGTTCTGAACCTTCTATTGTcacaaccagggaaggaaggagacggacccgtacacaggatagcttcaaatgaatgggcatcggcaacgcggctcacatttatacaaacGACAATGAGATACAATTAGGATCAGGTGTgaagacagggaggagcagacgaaggcgggtcagacacgtgacaacaacaataacaataacacatgGCTACGAGCTGATCCCTGACATCTATCAGTAATATCTATAGTTGTTGTCTGTGATTCTAGAACTGTATCAGATCATTGATAAGCTGAAGATGGTGAATCACAGCAGGTCACTGATTCAAAGGTTCTGAATTTCCAGTTTATCATTTGGTGGCCTGATTTGGAGATAAGTCTTGATCATTTCTGGAAGTCAATGTTTTTGGGCTCTGGATTTCTGATtataagtttgaatcccagtaaCCCCAAGATGTCATTGTTGGGTTGTTGAACAAGAGCTTTAACTGTCATCTGTTGTAGTCTCTTCAGATAAAAGCGTCTGCcaaattacaaaaatgtgaaTGTCCCAGAATTAGGTCTATCTAGAGCTCTGAAATGACCCCATTTACTCTGAGTCTAGCTTTGATTCCCTAACTATGAGGCCATGTTTTATGATACATTAAATCTGTATCTGAGACCAGTTCATTCTCCTGTGTTATTCCGCAGGCTTACAGACCGGTACAAGGTGAGTCTCAAACCTTCTCATGCCTCTGCAGAAGCTTCTAgagtaatgtttatttttgtggttTTCTAGACAGTTATCTAGGTGTTATATGTTAGAAAACGtaacaaagcaataaaaaagaTATTCCGAAAAAGTATGAATAGTACTGTAGTGTAGACAAATtttaacaaaactatatatTGATTTCTGATTATAGTGTATATACTCTCCTAATATTATGTTAGGAACCCATAGTCTGATAAAGTTGTTGTCAGATCTATGTATATAAACCAcattaataactgaactgtctGATGAACCATAAATCAGTAGAGTGGATACCGTGTTATCTCTTGGACCCAAATTCatgttaatcagaatcagactgCTTTCAATGTTAGCTAAGAATTTCAGCTTGCATTAATGAGACAACTGAATAAAATGGCCTTTTATATTTTTCGTATACTTTCTTCTTGTTCGATGTTTTGTTAGATGATATAATACTGTAAAAGACGTATACCATAATAAAGTATatgaatgtctttttttctcctttgatgtaaacatttatgtaccaaaaaaaaaaaaaaatgcgtaAAAATGCTATAAAATGCAGACAGCGATAAGAGACGCAGACAAATGTGGCCTAAATAGATCTTGTTTATTGAAAGTTGCCATAATATGAATTCAAACAAAAATGATGGAAAAGAACAACACCAAAGATTTTCCCCAAATCATTACACTcactaaaaaaatcaaaatggaGTTAAGTAACCCAAAGTCCCTTCGTTGTCTAAGCATATAGTATTAAATCAGacaacacaaactacacaaacaggttaatatattttttttctaaatgtaagCATTACTTTCCCCTAACGCATGAAGAGGCATGGCTGCTGGAACATGAGGTGGAATCCTTTGAGTCAGTAGATGCTACTGGGAGCAGGAGGAGTCCAGAAGATGAATCCTTCTTGCACAGTGCCATGGCTTCCTTGTATGACATTCTAGACTTTGTAATAGGGTTGATCAAATCCTTCAGCATTTTGCCATCATCTTCGATCTCTTTAGCTGTTTTTTCGTCGATCAGCTTAGCAGAAATGGCCTTTTGTAATCTAATTCGACCGGCTTTGTTGGGGTCTACCAGGCCACCTATGAGATGTTGGACTCCCATGTACCACCTGGCATTCTCATTTGAGATCCATCCTCTCTGAGCTGCAGTCCATACTGGCAGGCGCTCTTTGGTCACGGGGTCCTCGAAACCTGTAAAGGCCTTTTGGGCATTGAGGAGCCTGCTCATGTGACTTGCTTCAATGAGGCCACGTTCTGTAGCCTTGTGAACTGAGTAACGTTCCTTTTGGTTAAGGTCAATAATCCCTCCTGTGGCTGCTTGTGCTTCAAGAAGCTTCATAGCCGTTTCTGGATCAATCAATTTACGAGTCATGGCACTTCTCAAAGACATGTTACTTTTAGTTGTGGTGTCCAGAACACCAGAAATCGGTAAGGTGTCCTCCACATTGGTGGTGGAGCTTATATTGCTAGTGCTTGAGAATGAAGAGCTATTAGATGTTGAAGAGCTAATGCTGTAGCTGTTTACAGAGGTTGAGGTTGAGGTTGAGGTTGAGGTTGAGCCTGAGCTTGAGCTTGACATCTGTTTTTCACGCACGGTCACTATACCTTTGCTATACGTTTGCTTTTCTCCTGCAACCTTTAGAGAAAACTCTGAGATGGGCATTTTGCCCTGTTTATACTGCTGAAGATCATACTGGGTCAGTCTTCCTTCTTTCAGTGCCTCTTTAATGGAGTACATCTTCCCACTCTTGCAATCCCTTAAAATAGAGGTTTCACCATCAGGCCCAGAACTTGTGATTTCCTCCCAACTGCACTCAAGTGTCTGCAAGTGGATATAATGGCTTCGGTCAATAATACCTTGCATATAGGCATCATAAGGTGACATATCTTTTCCAGTCTCCGGATGCAGAATTGTAATTTTGGTCTTTTTTGTAGTTTCTGTTGTGTGCGTATCAGATTGATCCTCCTTTTTCATGGCCTCCTGCAGTTGAATGATGGTGGTCTCCCTTTGACGTATTTGTTCCTTTACAGAAAGGATTTCCTTTTCTATACTCTGTATCTCGGTCTCCAGCTTTAAGAccttttgtttgtatatttgagTCTTCTCACTTAGTAATTTGGTCTCATTCTGAAAGGATATAGTGATCACTTGCCTTTCAGTTTCCAATTTCTTCAGCATCCGGAGATgttcctccctctctttcagaaGTGCATCCCTGTTTGAGATAAGTGTGGTCTCCTCTCTGGAGCAACCTGTCACTGAGGTTTGGATACGAGTAACCTTAATGTTCACTTGCTGGATTTCCTCCTCCTTATTTCGTATGGCGCTCCTGAGTTGTAACAATTCAGCTCTCAGACGATCTCTCTGAATCTCTACAGTTTGGTCTCTCTCAAGCCTGATTACCTCCTTATAGACTATCTTCTCCACAGATTTTTCCTTGGTAAGGACATCTATTTTTACTTTCAGGTTTTGAATATCCCTTTCCATGGAAATGACCTTGGCGTTCGCCTCTTCGATCTCAGTACGAAGATCCTTAATTAGCAAGTCCATTTTGGCAtctctttctatttttatgACCTCCTCAATAATGACCTTCTCCTCAGGAGGTGGTGCGCTCTCAAATTCATGAATTCGAGACCTGATTTGCCTAAGTTCTGTCTCCACAACGATCTTCTGTTGGCGAACATCTATCATCTGAGTCATGCTCTGTTCTAATTCCAAAACAATGGCTCTCCATTTCTTCACTTCAGCATCTATTTCCAAACGAGACATGCTTTCCGcctcaagattttttttcaactgTTCATACACAATAATCTGGTTTTGGTCCTTCTGGACAATTACAACTTCTTTGTATATAATTTTCTCTTCGACGTTCTGTTTCTCAAGCACGATGTACTTCTGGCGAAGATCATAGAGGTTTTCTTCTACAATGCGACAGAGATGAAGTTCTTCTTGTAGCGCTTTTCTCAATCGTTCTGCCTCTATCTCCAGAAGAGGATCGTTCTCATATCTGATCAGTTCCCTTGTAACAACTTGTAGCTGAACCTTGGACCGCTCTACCTTCCATTCGTCTCTCTCTTTGCGTAGAATGGTTAGTTTATCCAGCGTAGTTTGGTAGGCAGTCTGCAGGAGGACCAGTTTTTGTTTCAGCCTTGTTATCTCCTGAATCATTTCTGGACTCCTCTCTTCTATtataatttcatttacaatttcttttatttccacacGGGGTTTCTCGGAACACAAACTGTTAAAGTCTACCATCACCACGGTTATCCTACTCTCTACTTCGGCACGCTTTGCATTCCATTCCTGAATCTCTTTTCTCAACTGCATTATATTTGCCTCAGTTTCAGGGCTAATTCTATAGATTTCATTAACGATCTCCTTGACTTCGATCCtttgtgtcactgtctctaCTTGACTATATCGGGTTCTTAGGGTGCTAATCTCTGTTATCAAGATATTTATTTCATGGCTTATTTGCTCCAGGCTTGTACGGAGAATCCTGGACTCTTTTAGGAGCTCTTGGTCTTGTTCTACCTTCACTATCTCCTTTATGACTACCTGAGGTTGGATAGTGGGGATCAGTATCTCCAGTTTGTTGATCTGACTTCGTAAGAGAAAGATTTCCTCGCTGAAACTCTTGGATCTGAGTTCGATCTCAGTTATTTCCTCCTTCAACTTACTTACAGCTTTCAGCATCTCAGGATTTTGTTCCACTTTCACCACCTCCTTCTTTATCACTCTTTCTCTGATGATTGGTGTCTTATTCATCAAGACAGTGATTTCCGTGGTTCTCTGCACTATTTCAGTTTCCCGTATTCTGATTTCTTCTCTTATCTTCCGCATCTCTTCTCTGATAAATACTGCTTCCTTTTCCAGTACAGGATCCCTTGCAAACTCAGTCATCACCTTGTTCAACAGCTTCGGTTTGACGTTGCACATTTTATGGTCAACGGTGATTAGATTCCTATTGATTACTTCAATCTCACGTTGAAGTACAGAGTGTTTTGAGATCTCTTCATCAAttgttttcttcatatttttaagGTTGACCTCCAGGTTGGGATTACGGTAGTActgcactgtctctttctcttccactCGCTCGACTCCACGCCGGTTTTTGAGAGACATCCGCCTAGTTCTGTACGATTCGATTTCATTTTCGGTATGAATGCGTCTGGAGATCTCATCTGTCAGCTCCTTTTTCAGACCATCCACCTCATCCATTTGTCTGTGCTGGCACACCACTACCTTGTTCACGATTACTTCCTTCTGTAAATTGGgtcaaaacaagaaaagaaaaatctgtaggtatttaaataatacacaattaACAATTTAGTTACCAAAACTTTAACAATGATCTTATATCTGCTCTCAGCTCTAATTACCCCTTCAGAAGAGGAGAATCTGAAACAAACTGGCCTGTATCTTCTAAAATCTTTTACCCAGAAGGTGGTGGATAAACCATGGTGTGCTGGAGAAACAGGCTTTGTCTCTGTGCTGTATGTTTTCTTATTTGCAGTTGCCATACAGACAGGAAGGTTTAAACCCCGAAAAAACCTGATCACTTACTGACTTGCAAtcgtcttcttctttcggcttttcccttcaggggtcgccacagcgaatcatctctctccacctatccccatcttctgcatcctcaacacttgcacccactagcttcatatcctcattaattacatccatatacctcctctttggccttcctctttgcctcctgcctggcagctccatgtccaacattctcctaccaatatactcactctccctcctctgaacatgtccaaaccatcttaatctgtcctccctaactttgtcccccaaacgtccaacatgagctgtccctctgatgtactcgttcctaatcctgtccaatcttgtcactcccaaagagaacctcgacatcttcagctcggctacctctagctcagactcctgtctattcttcagtgacactgtctctaaaccgtACAGCATGGCTGGTCTCACCAcggtcctgtacaccttccccttgattctcgcaAACATGCTTTACTTTTTAATGTAGTAATGTTACAACTCCATGTGCTTCACTGTTCCCACTTGCTCCATTACACACATCAACGTGAGATCTGGTTCAtggtagaattttttttttctgggtagAGTAATTAGCGTTGCTGGATGGCAGATGCTCTTTTCAGACTCAGGAACAGATATGTAGAAACTCTTATGAGAATAAAATGCAACGCAAAGTCATTGTAACAGTTACTTTGTTGGTTGAGCATATCACGAAAAAATACAGCTGTTTGCTAGACTGGAATAATATCTTTTGCAAGGACAGAAGACCGCATCTCATAACTTTGGGACTTCTggttgaattaaaaaataccATTGTAGAAACTTGTACAGAAGAACATTCTAGAAACTAATGGATTGAACTTTgcattgtatttgtttgttttccatctatttatttttttttgtctataacCGTGAAATAAAGTAGCCAACACGTTATATATTACTACGCTCAAGTACTGATCGATTTTAGCCTTGAAATTTAGCTAAATTAGCTTTCCTGGCAACTAAATTGTGGAAATGCTCACTGATGAATTAATTTGTTTACTCCTAACTGACCATATCGTATTACCAAGTGTGAGACCTCACCTTACTGATGATGCTCCTGGCCAGTCCCATTTTATAAAGAAGCTGCATGTGCTCTGCCAACAGTTCATGGTATCGCTTCACGATGCTTCTTTCCTAGAAAGTAAATCTAGTGTCGGTTTCATGATACAAAGCAAATTTGAAAACACGGGAAAAcgacattttgtattttataacatACCGTGTTCTGGATCGCTTCGGCAAACGTGAGAGAGTGCCATTTTTTCATATCGGTTTGTTCATAGTGAACTATAGTGTTGCGGTACCTATAGGTAATGGCCTCATATTCCTTATAACACAAGAAGAGTAAAATATTGATGAGATGCAGTAAAGATGTTTATCATGTATATCTCAgaggaatagagagagaaataaagaaagaaaactgcaggtaggaataataaaaataaaaatacataccaTAAGGATGTTTTGCAgctcatgagagagagacaaaagtTGGTTAATATCATCTGATTTTCTCTTCAGTTCTTCGACGGCCCGCTGCAATGAGATTCATATAAAAACTTTCTCAAAATATTTATGACATGTACTGTACCTAGTCCCAGTCCTCACAGCAATCACCGTAAAATATCTACCAATATtcgattttatttcattcaaacCAAGTCAACTCTCAAACATCAAATATTCTCATTAAATATACAATTCGCCTTGAATAAGTAAGGCTCAATGTAATATAATAACCAGACTGACCTTCTCCGAGTTCTGCTTGGCACTGATTTGAGTCATGGTGTCTTCGGATAAAAGCTTGTTGCTTGGCAAGTCGTTGAGGAAGACGTTGATGGAACGGACGGTGCTCTTAAAACTGGAGTACTTATTAGTCAACTCCAACATCAGCTCCAGCCTGTAATCGCATCTCAATATTAGAGTTGTTTAACACTTCAGGACAAAAACTAAACTTTGTAATGATTTGAACAAATATTTTCAGACTGAACTTTTATAAAACATGCTTTTTATACTTCTATACGAATGCCTCAGAAAGCCTCGAGTGTAATCACTGAGACATCTCAATAAAACTAGAACAGAAAGAAGGGGATATATCTGGATATAATTGGGTACAGTACATGGGAATCAAAATAGAGGGACATGAAGGGaaatcaaaagaaaacacaactACAACTGGGACATGAACTGCATGTAAAGACCAGGAATGTCCAAGTGTTTAGGAATGATGACAAGATGTCTACTAAAGGTCCAATTAGGACAGTAAAGAAATGAAGATTAAGTTTTAATGTGAATGATTTTAAACCACATCTTATGTTAAATGACTACAAACTTTCATGCAGTGTGATGTTTTTTGGAGGGCTAAATAATTCCCTTTATTCCAGGCTCTTACCTCTGCTGTAGCTGGTTGTTGACGTTAGCATAACGGTTCCTGAGGCTTCTAACCTCTGTCTCCTGTCGGTAAATGTCAGGGCAGTACTCCTGAAAACTCTTCTGCAGATGACCACACAGCTGCTTGGTGAGCTCAAGATCCTTGTTCAGTTTCTGGATGTCTTCCTTATGGGCTACAAAATCATTCTCGATGTTCTAAAGAATCAGAGAAACAGGATTGGGTTTCTTTTACAGGGTTAATCAGGTTATTAGCTGCTGGTGAACAGAGCGATGGGAAGAGATAGACGTGTGCGCCCTATGCTGGACAAACAATTCACACCTTTCCACAATAACTCTGGTAAAGATATAAAGCTCACAAGACATATAAAGGTTTTTTGATAGTAAAACAATGTATACAACTGCCACGATGACTTCTGCCCCTTACCTCTAGCATATTAACGTGTTCCTGAATGGCACCAGGCTTGTCAAGGATGATCGTGTCTCTGGCCAGGTTTTCCTCAAGCTCTATCAGAGCCATGCCAACATACTTAATTTGGTTCTCCAAAGTCATAACAGCATTGGCCcttgaaaaaaagcaaaaccatTTACAAAACTCATGAGATTTTATGGTTGTGTTGGAGACCTTAAACAAGCATCATCTCAACAGTTATTCAAGAGAATTGTTTGCTAGGGTTTTATCCTTTTGGTTAAACCCAAATCTCTTTGGTCATAATCTAAAGCGAACCTACTTTTTGCCATAGAGGTCAGTGAGGAGGGTGAGGTCTTCAATCTTGTTTTTGGCCAAGCTGAGTTTAGAAGAGTAGGACACGGTGGAGGGGTTGAGAGATCTACCGGATAGAAGAGGCTCAACTTCCTTTTGAATCAAAGCCTTATCTGCCTCCAGATTTTTCAGAGTCTTGACAGCCCTCTAGAACAGATGGCAAAGCAACACATCAGGACTGTGGATATTGTTAAGCTACAGTTTCAGGCTTGGAATGGAACAAAAAGAGCATTGTAATGGAAGAATACGTGTAGGAAGATTTTCAGAAGGTGACGAAGGGGAGCTTCAGGATGAAACCGGAAGACTCGGGTGTAACAAAAGCAGAgatgggagtaagtcacacatgtgcaagtcacaagtaagtctcaagtcatgaatgtcaagtcaaagtcaagtcgagtcttttttaaatatttgtcaagcaagtctcaagtctcaaatttgcgacttaagtctgattCGAGtgaagtcatatgacttgagtcCCCCATCTGagtcgagtcaagtcgagtcccccatctcggagtcatttaactcaagtctgagtcaagtctcaagtcatgaatttcaagtcaaagtcaagtcgagtctttttttaatatttgtcaagcaagtctcaagtctcaaatttgcgacttaagtctgacttgagtcaattcatatgactcgagtcccccatctgtGAACAACAGTAACAACGGATTTCAAGAGGAAGGCCAGTGAGGAGACACTGACACATGCACAAGTTTCAGCATGCCATGATAAGAGTTTTAGGAGGTAATCTCCATCTTTAATGGGAGTTTAGGGCTGGCACAGTGTTTTTTAGGGAGTTTTAGGATGTAACAATGGGATATATTAGATGTATTACCATGGGCTTTATCAGGGTTTCTACAGGGTAGTTTCAGGATGCACTTTCACTAACAGCAAGATGTAACAGAAATTTTCAGACTGTAACACTGGGAATTTGTGGCTATAATGGGGTATTTCAGCATATGACAAGAATTGTGGCAACAGTTAT is a window of Tachysurus vachellii isolate PV-2020 chromosome 3, HZAU_Pvac_v1, whole genome shotgun sequence DNA encoding:
- the LOC132842626 gene encoding envoplakin-like, which encodes MSRKKDTGHCQGNDLTVLASRLQEYSDKVEKNLLHAEALLNEDSEKGRRGLSLTLRIKAADNLAEAETLLKQLFMDVDKAKKLHHPQASEIELDVSHLHDRWSNDCRKYRDLYKQGLELERSPQVKWTELLSSKQRRIQCEEYGTNLSDVEKQIATHNILHNEIESYRSQLDSGDMSLYSRLTDESQKRKTNLSSLYDFILRSNKESSYLIEQQDRIRKTDWSDLIRDVTSLRSDCDRMKSNGILTHETEVKKLRDEAEGLVDRKHPGSKAIKNHNAELQKQWHQFLNLCSCQEAHLDNVDIYKKFQLESETVSESIKRINSTIEPSLLSNMSNSQILLQLEGEERAVQRNERRLIELKELCDKVPPLPQRRAQYGNCSVVALCDWKTDKASISRREKYTLLSSPRDETWEVKNNLGETKLIPGVCFVIPPPDREAIERIESLEQEFAGLKRRRTSLQASVKTQSVEVVKVVQNSTSCCHTEVTVSSSVEETRSNPLNKRVDRLIADLLQLEKEVIERLRASLSQADHTGDLAGRIRDHERAVKTLKNLEADKALIQKEVEPLLSGRSLNPSTVSYSSKLSLAKNKIEDLTLLTDLYGKKANAVMTLENQIKYVGMALIELEENLARDTIILDKPGAIQEHVNMLENIENDFVAHKEDIQKLNKDLELTKQLCGHLQKSFQEYCPDIYRQETEVRSLRNRYANVNNQLQQRLELMLELTNKYSSFKSTVRSINVFLNDLPSNKLLSEDTMTQISAKQNSEKRAVEELKRKSDDINQLLSLSHELQNILMEYEAITYRYRNTIVHYEQTDMKKWHSLTFAEAIQNTERSIVKRYHELLAEHMQLLYKMGLARSIISKKEVIVNKVVVCQHRQMDEVDGLKKELTDEISRRIHTENEIESYRTRRMSLKNRRGVERVEEKETVQYYRNPNLEVNLKNMKKTIDEEISKHSVLQREIEVINRNLITVDHKMCNVKPKLLNKVMTEFARDPVLEKEAVFIREEMRKIREEIRIRETEIVQRTTEITVLMNKTPIIRERVIKKEVVKVEQNPEMLKAVSKLKEEITEIELRSKSFSEEIFLLRSQINKLEILIPTIQPQVVIKEIVKVEQDQELLKESRILRTSLEQISHEINILITEISTLRTRYSQVETVTQRIEVKEIVNEIYRISPETEANIMQLRKEIQEWNAKRAEVESRITVVMVDFNSLCSEKPRVEIKEIVNEIIIEERSPEMIQEITRLKQKLVLLQTAYQTTLDKLTILRKERDEWKVERSKVQLQVVTRELIRYENDPLLEIEAERLRKALQEELHLCRIVEENLYDLRQKYIVLEKQNVEEKIIYKEVVIVQKDQNQIIVYEQLKKNLEAESMSRLEIDAEVKKWRAIVLELEQSMTQMIDVRQQKIVVETELRQIRSRIHEFESAPPPEEKVIIEEVIKIERDAKMDLLIKDLRTEIEEANAKVISMERDIQNLKVKIDVLTKEKSVEKIVYKEVIRLERDQTVEIQRDRLRAELLQLRSAIRNKEEEIQQVNIKVTRIQTSVTGCSREETTLISNRDALLKEREEHLRMLKKLETERQVITISFQNETKLLSEKTQIYKQKVLKLETEIQSIEKEILSVKEQIRQRETTIIQLQEAMKKEDQSDTHTTETTKKTKITILHPETGKDMSPYDAYMQGIIDRSHYIHLQTLECSWEEITSSGPDGETSILRDCKSGKMYSIKEALKEGRLTQYDLQQYKQGKMPISEFSLKVAGEKQTYSKGIVTVREKQMSSSSSGSTSTSTSTSTSVNSYSISSSTSNSSSFSSTSNISSTTNVEDTLPISGVLDTTTKSNMSLRSAMTRKLIDPETAMKLLEAQAATGGIIDLNQKERYSVHKATERGLIEASHMSRLLNAQKAFTGFEDPVTKERLPVWTAAQRGWISNENARWYMGVQHLIGGLVDPNKAGRIRLQKAISAKLIDEKTAKEIEDDGKMLKDLINPITKSRMSYKEAMALCKKDSSSGLLLLPVASTDSKDSTSCSSSHASSCVRGK